One part of the Plasmodium yoelii strain 17X genome assembly, chromosome: 13 genome encodes these proteins:
- a CDS encoding splicing factor 3A subunit 1, putative, with product MAKVIVKGSIFDDNVDVTDLELVNKRLEFLENEMIIPPNSIKSVIDKTAAFVKKNGKVFEQKIYKEKEKQFNFINSTHPYFFYYQYKLHEQFLGIQEKNTIPKAIIEIKKREDLNKSSNNEHILKICDFVKEDIKKEKNKIIYSIDDQTKDEDTQEQQIEIKEDIYTIISPLISSVDVDLMKTTALFVARNGNKFLNELIEREKNNSQYDFLRANNLYYNFFSKLIDIYVKCLLPNNDIMDKIKKYSNNKRDILNYSYSIYNHNMKKREEEERKLEEKTKCDTFYDWSNFTVVENITFDDNIETLPQSIDFNNVENYVLNQLFDTDNKYTNIEKINNISYHTSNINKEINENGEGQAHGDNSMDDYERQNEYSDDAIEIRKLEENPVDMSQEENNISDNKYIKGRKQKNQLHGKLNKNDSEISNGEETLDNIQEIVDDDNEEKIIVVKNYEKSRKHKINKENVHLCPITNQPIDINDMTRHLKTLLLDPQWKEQKDKLYEKAKKEASFSPLEDIEGNLSLFVINRPDIFGSIDEEINDHTSNENKKTTKNVKKNEDVYSYIHNIYNKILPGPSIAHYPQNEANQSKETNSKNNKKQKTN from the coding sequence ATGGCGAAAGTGATCGTTAAAGGAAGTATTTTTGATGATAATGTTGATGTCACGGATCTTGAACTTGTAAATAAAAGATTGGAGTTTTTAGAAAATGAAATGATTATACCACCAAATAGTATAAAAAGTGTTATAGATAAAACTGCTgcatttgttaaaaaaaatgggaaagtttttgaacaaaaaatatataaagaaaaagaaaagcagtttaattttataaatagtaCACacccatattttttttattatcaatatAAATTACATGAACAATTTTTAGGAATtcaagaaaaaaatacaataccTAAAGCtattatagaaataaaaaaaagagaagatTTAAATAAATCAAGTAATAATGAAcacatattaaaaatatgtgatTTTGTAAAAGAggatattaaaaaagaaaaaaacaaaataatatactcCATAGATGACCAAACTAAAGATGAAGATACACAAGAACAGCAAATAGAAATCAAAGAAGAtatttatacaattatatcTCCACTTATCAGTTCGGTGGATGTAGATCTAATGAAAACAACAGCTCTATTTGTGGCTAGAAACGGaaacaaatttttaaatgaacTTATtgaaagagaaaaaaataatagccAATATGACTTTTTGAGagcaaataatttatactataattttttttcaaaacttATTGATATATATGTGAAATGTTTACTtccaaataatgatataatggataaaattaaaaaatattccaaTAACAAAAGGGATATTCTAAACTATTcttatagtatatataaccATAACATGAAGAAAagagaagaagaagaaagaAAACTTgaagaaaaaacaaaatgtgACACATTTTATGATTGGTCAAATTTTACCGTTGTAGAAAATATAACCTTTGATGATAACATTGAAACTTTGCCTCAATCAATAGATTTTAATAATGTTGAAAACTATGTATTAAATCAATTGTTTGATACAGATaacaaatatacaaatatcgaaaaaataaataacatatCATATCATACaagtaatataaataaagaaataaatgaaaatggaGAAGGCCAAGCTCATGGTGACAATTCAATGGATGATTATGAAAGACAAAATGAGTATTCAGATGATGCTATCGAAATAAGAAAATTAGAAGAAAATCCAGTAGATATGTCTCAAGAAGAGAATAATATTTctgataataaatatataaaaggaCGAAAACAAAAGAACCAACTACAtggaaaattaaataaaaatgatagtGAAATATCAAATGGTGAAGAAACTTTAGATAACATTCAAGAAATTGtggatgatgataatgaagaaaaaattatagttGTTAAGAATTATGAAAAATCACGAAaacacaaaataaataaagaaaatgtcCACTTATGTCCAATTACAAACCAACCTATAGATATTAATGATATGACTCGACACTTgaaaacattattattagaTCCACAATGGAAAGAACAAAAAGATAAGTTATATGAAAAAGCTAAAAAGGAAGCTTCGTTTTCACCTCTTGAAGACATTGAAGGAAATTTATCTCTTTTTGTTATTAATAGACCAGATATTTTTGGATCTATCGATGAAGAAATCAACGACCATACatcaaatgaaaataaaaaaactactaaaaatgtaaaaaaaaatgaagatgtATATAGTTACattcataatatttacaataaaatattgcCAGGTCCATCCATTGCACATTACCCTCAAAATGAAGCAAACCAATCAAAAGAAACTAAtagcaaaaataataaaaaacaaaaaacaaactaa